GCCGGCGTAGAGCCCCTTGGAAAGATATTTCTTGACGCGGCGCTGTTTCGTGTTGGTGATGGGCTCCGAGTCCTCCTTCTTCGGCTcaggctcgggctcgggctcgaccttggccttcttgcgggccgggggggtCACAGGGGCGTTGGGGTCGACGAACTTGCCATTGGACCACACCGTGTGCAGAACGGGGCGTTCGTCAATGCCAGAAAACTCATTGGTGTCCTGGAGGCGACGCAGCTCGCGGGACATTTTTGTGAcgcccttgtcgacggcctggcgGCCCTTCTTGCCAATGCTGGAGAGCTTCGCTCCTAGCGaggagacgccgccggcaaggcgcGATGAGGGGCGagaggcgcgcggcgatTCGCGAACCAAGCCCTGGCGGCGCGTGCGTGGGGAGGCgggggcggagagggcggcgggggacCATTGGAGGTTCAACGCGTCGATGCCTTCCTGGAGAGCCTTGTGCTGCTTGCCCGTCGCGCTCGAGGGActggcgagggcctcgatgCTGCCGATGAGAGTGTCGCCCGAgatggtgcggcggcgcttgcggTCAGCCACGACATCGCCATTAGCGCGTCGCTTACCATGTCCGTCGGTGCCGctgagcttggccaggtTGTACACGGGGGCCGAGACACGTGCTCGCGAAGAGCGGCGCGCCGGAGTGTCATTGGGGGCGGGCTTGGAGCTCTCCTCGTGGGCCGAGGGGGCCCGCGACTCCTCTGGGTGAGGCGTGACGGCCACGAGGGCTGGCTCGcggttgtcgtcgtcgaggtggacggggggcgcgtcggcggcgtcgtcggccacggtGATTACATCGTGCTTGGGGGTATCTGAGTGCAGACTCTCGCTGTCAgcgacggtggtgggcggcgtcgagcccgaAGACGCGAGATTCGAGGCAGTgtcggtcgcggcggcggagacgctgctcgtctcgACCAGGAGCGACATGATGCGAGACGTGTGAGCCAGGGTAGGGGACGCGGGCCTAACGCGTGTCCGCAAACATTCGCGACAGGGGACGGAAATGaggagaggcgaggcgaggcacaAGAGCCAGGCAATGGAGGAGCGTCGCGGGTGTTGGcaggctcggcggcggctcgcgatggagacggtggtggtgaggtgtATGTTGTTGGCGTGTCGTGTGGTggacgtggaggaggcgggcgtgggaTATTAAGGTgtggtaggtaggtatgcAATTGCtgcgggcgggagcggcgcggcgcagcagcacaggTACCTTGGGTAATAAGCCCAGGTACTAATCCAGACGTGTCAACCTTGTGGCGGCCGGTCAGGGAGAGCGTCGAGCGCTGACTGGCAGGGACTGGCGGCTGTCTCCAGGTCTGTTAGTTGGGCACTTTCTGTCTGTGGCTGTCAGGGCAGGCACGCGCTCTAGCGCGATACAGCTCTGTACCGGGGCGCCACACACCCACTATCGAGAGCTGAGGTGAGCTGGGCTCTAGGTTCGTGGCACAAGGGCCAGCCGGAGCAGGTGGTGGTATAATAAGAGGTAGTGTAGTAGCAGCGGACGGCGGCTACTGGACGGATTGGATGGAGCAGAGTCGACGCGCCGCGTCttgctgactgactgaccgaTGCAGTCAGTACCTGCTGTCATGCATCCGTTAGTAGTCTGGTGAGGAGGAGACAGCCACCTCATCAGCCGCCTTGTCGAggagcgagcagcagcaaacgCACCAACAGGTTACgggacgcgcgcgcgtgcgtaTGTGGGCGTGCGTGAGTGCGAGATGCGGCGCGCTCGAATGTCCCGCAAGACCGTTGCTCTCTCACGAGCGTCGAAGTCGCTTCGTTTGGCGTggctggggaggggagggacgaggagagctCACGGTGTGGTGCAGTTATGGAACCACTTGGAAGTAATGTAGGTGGCAGAAACACGGGCACGCGGGCACGCgcgggaagaggaggggaggggggggggaggggagaagaCGGGGTGGTGTTGATgtgctgcgtgcgtgccggtGGCCGTGACAAGGGAAGAAGAGGGAAAAGGGTGCAACGAGGTGGAACGGGCACCAGGCGGGATTTATTATGACGGGCCCCCAAGCAAGtaggcaagcaagcaagcaagcaagcaagcagcaagcAGGTCCAAGGGCGAGTGAGCCAaggtgaggcgaggtgaggcgaggcaggcagccgacCTCCTTCCTTGTTCCTCTGTCGCTTTCCActtcttcctctccctctcccctACCTAATGAGGTAACTCGCGATGGAAATCAAAGTGCACgcttgcgtgcgtgcgcatGTCCGAAGCAGGCAGCTTACTCGTGCGTGCTGTGAGTCCGTagtcgagctcctcgtgATATCCATCTATCCCCTTGTCCTctccccgccccccgtgCTCACATCTCATTTACCTTGCAAAGCAAAGCGGCTCGAACGCGTCTTCGCATCCCCATCATCGGCCCTCATTGACACTCGCCCGCCgttgcccgcctcgccgtccgaCACTCTTGCATTCatgcccagcagctcctggcATTTCTCTACTTTgccccctctcctcctcctccttgctcGTGTCCCGGTGCGCGTGCCATTTTGCCTCGTCGGCTCGTTGCAGTTATATGCCCGGCCTGCTCGTGGCGCTgtcctcatcgccaccgGTATTTGCCGCCCAACCCACTGTGTGCCCATTTCCGGGCACGACGAAGCCCGTCCGTCACAGGAGagggccccctccccgtgATGATGGGCGCGTAAAAAAAACTGCGCCCATGACCTTGTCCGCATCGTTGTTTCGAGCCGTACTTGCTTGCTCCCCGGGGACGGCGCGCACCGACACCAAACCATGGAAGGGCCTGCCTTTTGTCTCTCGTCACGTACAAAAATACGTAGTGTGCACGTACTAGCATGTTACAAGACTCCGACCTTTGCCCACCCCATCCGTGCACCGTTCAGTGGCGCGCGCATCTGCGGCGGGACCACCGCTTGGGCCGATTTTGCATCGTGATGCGTTTTCATGGGGTTCCTCTTCATCAGTCGAGCAATCCCACGCACGGCGAGCTCATCCCGCCTGGGTTCCGCCCGGCAGCGCGtaacaaaaaaaaaaaaaaagaacaCATCGTCATATATCTCGCCCGTTTTGGACAGGGATCCGTCAGCAACTCGACTACGTGCTTCGTACGTGCAATATACGTATAGTTCCAATCAGTCTATTCGAAGCGGGCACACGATAATTATCCATACTACTATTACCTGGGCTCGGCTGGGCTGAGGCCTAAGTCGCGCAACCTGCGCCTAGTCGCCCTTACTGACGCAAACACTCGCGGCTCAGAACATGATGGCAAaccgtgatgatgatgatggaccCCTCCGCAAAGGGACGGGGACGAAAGCTTGAGGAGGCATTGACGCTCCGCTGTTCGAGACTTGGTCGTGGGCACTAGTTAGTTACGTGTTACGCGTGATCCCCTTCCCGCAGACTACGGCTGCCACCGGGTTGTGCTCAGAAGAGCGCCGGGGGAGGGCAGGTCTCTCGCGTTGGTTCGACCACATGTGTTCGCGGCACTGGGCAGACGATCCCTCTCGTTCGCGAATGCGCGTTgtctgcccgccgccccatccatccagccaggCTCCCAACAACggaagggaggaggggggggctcgGCTTTCCCGGGGGAGGGAAAGAAGGGGTGGGTGTGGAGCAATAGCAGGAGAGACGAGCTCGAACACGCAGCATGGAGGAACGTGGACGGCGAAGGCCTTCATGCCTCCCCGAGTCAGGCCCGCGATGCATGAACGGTGGGAGCCGCTGGCGTTTAAGCATATTTCCGGTTCTCCATGGCCCGTGATTACTTACAGTGCTTCCTTCGTACCTACGAATCCCACCCCGGGAAAAAGAAAAAGTAAAAAGGGGGAAATAGGAACAATAACGCGAAGAGCAATACTGGACGTAACGAAactcccgcggcggcggcactaCATGTGCCCGATGGATGCCGCTCGCGCGCGTAGCCGGGCCGGCCATCAGGACAGCGTTATTACCCTCGTTCGCGTTGGAGagggaaagagaaaaaaacGTGTGCTCAGTCACCAGATTTTGGCGACATCAGCCAACCCGAGTCATTTTGCCTTCTTCATGCCAAGTACGCACAAAACTCCGCGCCTCGTCAGTCTCACTGCGCCCCCTGGAAGCTCCGACGACCGCGACCAACGCTTTTGCGTAACAACCGACAAACGGACGCGTAGACCTCGATCGGCAGCCCTGTCCGTCAAAAAAATAAAAATGGACTGGCGGCTAGCCCATGTTGCGTCTGCTTATTGCCATTTCCAATATATCAAAGGCGAAGCTACTACGTGCGTTGCAATTCGGTGCGTCCTGAGATTTCCGTCCCTGCCTATGAGTATCCACTCTTGTTTTCTTGTTCAATCTTGGCTCCTCGCTCGTGCCGCTTCTTCGAGCGCCGTCAGGCGCGTGATGCGCGCCTTCTGCTGCCGGACAGGTTAcgccacctcgccggcccCATCTTTGGCGGAGATAGTAGCGATAGCTTCCTCAGGTGGTACGCAGAGTGCAGAATCTGTACGTCAACCTTTCCAGATAACTAGATTGTTTTCCCAGGATCCCATCTGGCTCCTCAGGCCTTTTGCCGTCCCATGCTAGAaagtggcagcagcaacgaaCTCGAGCTTCTGCCTACCTGCTCAACGCCCACATGGTCGTCATGAGGCTGAGCAAAGTCCTCATGCAAAGTTTCAGCGCCGCAAGGGACGCACTTGGACTGTTTGGTCTCCTGATCAGCAAGATGGGCAAGAATATTACATACTAGCTCTCCGTGCCTCTCGTCAACATGGCGTTTTCATTCCAAAAACGCTGCCCGCGTGCCCCCGATTACGGACGAACTACCCGAGAGCCGCaaagaggaagaaaaaagCACACGGCTAACTCCCGCGCACGCAGCAATCATCCTTCATATACCCTTATAATCAGAGATAAATCAGGCGTAGGAGGAAAGCCCGCAAAGGATTGAGCCATGCTTGCTACTCACGTTGCTGCCCCAGACGCGTGCACTTTATAGATGGATGCGTCGACTCCACTTTGTTCTTGCGCACGCGTGACGCGACAACGCAggagtcagtcagtccctCAACACCTATCCAACACCAACCGTAACGCCATCTATTGTTCGAAATTTTTCAGTTTTTGTTCTTTTTAAGCAAAACCCCATTTTGTCGTCAAAAGAGGTCGTCGCGCAGGAGTGCTGCACTTAGGTAGTGATCAGTTCCTGcgcatcatccatccaccgACCGTGAAGGCGACAAGGCCAGGCCGAACGGAACCCCGCTCGCAAAGCCGACAAACGCGTCCGCGGAGAAATCGGCCTGGACAAGAACGCATGGGTATCGCCGCCCCCACTATGTTATCCTTATAAACCCCTTTCGGCTCGGCCAGTAGAATTCCATCCGGGCTTCTACGAGAGAGACTACTAATGGCCAGCGTgaatgaaaaaaaaaaagaaccATCAACAAGCCAAGAAGAGGCTTTGCTGGGCGGTAGGTAGTAGCCACAGTCATCGCTTAGGGCCGGGGATAAGGGAAACCACGACATTCCAGCCTCGGAACTATGGGCTGGCTGTCCGTTCAGCTGCTCAATTTAGCCCCTGGGTGGCATAGCTAAACGGCGCGCGGCACTCGTATCAGTGCAAAGCCGCATGGTAGGCGACGGGATACGGACGGCCGCGCGCTCAAGTTAGTGCAGGTAGTTTTGGTCAACGTCGCATAAAGTACAACGGTCGACGTGTTCGTCAGCCACGGAAACCGTCTCGTCTGTCTATTCGGAATCAAAGAAATAGGGGGTGTCTAAGCGGACGCTCAAAATTACACGGAGGGGAGGGTATTATCGCCGCTGTACCATCGCGCCCAAAGCAACAAGAAGAGCGACAAAAAACATGAGCGACAAAAGACGATGCGAGGAAAGATGTCCACCCGATCTGCCAGACTGAAAACCTCAAGGACAGCGTTTGCCCTCAAGCGGCGACCTCCTTGTTGGCCTGCTGCGGGGCATCGGCTTTCTCTGCCAACGCCTCCACCGGCTCGGGGGTGGGCTCGGTGACCGGCTCGGCAGGCTTAgtctcctcgacctcggctgCCTTGACAGGCTCGACGGGCTCCGTTTTCGCCTCCGATGCCGCGACAGGAGCGGCATCGGTCTTGGCCTCCAcgggcgccgcagcgggaAGCTCGGCcgtcacggcggcgtcatcgcgcTTGCCAGCTTCTGGggtcttggcctcgccctcggtcTTGGTCACAGTCGCCGTCTTGGGGCCATCCTCCTTGGCACCCTGCGGCTGCTCCGAAGTCGTCTGCAGCTTGACTGTCTCGCCATCTTTGACGCTCGGACCCTGACCGCCGTACTCCTTGGGCaggctgccgacgatgcccttgagctcCGTCGCCAGGGTGGTGCCAGACGTCATGGGGTGAAATTTGCgcagcgtcgcgggcgcgaggaAGAACTTCATGGCGCCAAAGACCCAGCCCATGATGGCAGGCACGTTGACGAAGAACTTGTGGGCTAGCAGCTCCGGGTACGCTGTGGAAAAGGTCTGGATCGTCTCCTTGCTGGCGGACTTGACGTCGGGGTCCATGCGGAAGAAGCTGACGGACTGGTAGTCGTGCACCTGGAGCATCTGGTaggggtcggcggcgtcggggcccTCGGGAATGCGCTCCTGGATGTCGTTGAGGTGCAGCTTCTGAACGCCGAGCTCCATGAGGGCGGCACGCCACTTGATGAACCTGTTTGTCTCGTGTCAGTCACCATGGCGAATGCGGAATATCATTTTTACACCGGGGAGAGCGCACTCTTGCACGTTGCCAAACGTGGCCTTGTTGTTCTTGACGGAGCCGTAAATGTTCCAGGTGATGACCGTCTCCTTGCCCGTGGCGGGGTCGGCGTGAACCGTCACGTAGCCCAGACCGCCAAACTTGGCGCCGTCAAAGACCTCGGAGACGAGGGCAGCAGGATTGACCTTTTTGCGCCactcgagggccgcgacgagctgcttctcggcggcagcggcatcgccatTGTTGGCGCGCAGAAACTTTTGCAGTATGACCTGCGAGGGCGCGTGGTCGGGGGACACGGAGAGCTCGACGCCCCACATCTCGGTATGGCCAACCTGGTCGAGCATGGTGGGGAGGCGACCTGTGAGCTTAGAAAGGGGCgtctcggcggccacggTGGTCTTGGTTGtgatgtcggcgccggcgacaccTGAGCCGGTGGCGGCATCGGTGCTGGCGAGTGTCTTGACGGCGGGTGCAGgcgcgtcgatgccgttgggcggcgcagcagcagcgggaacgggagcggcggcggccgcgtcagTGCCGTTGGATGCGGCAGGgacagctgctgcagcagcagtctccgccgcgggagcgtcgacggcagtGGGCTTCTCCGCCACCGGCGTCGTGTTGGACGCGGGAGCTTGCT
This sequence is a window from Purpureocillium takamizusanense chromosome 8, complete sequence. Protein-coding genes within it:
- the SFH5 gene encoding Non-classical phosphatidylinositol transfer protein (PITP) (TransMembrane:1 (o296-315i)~COG:I~antiSMASH:Cluster_8.2~EggNog:ENOG503P036), which codes for MTTTEQAPASNTTPVAEKPTAVDAPAAETAAAAAVPAASNGTDAAAAAPVPAAAAPPNGIDAPAPAVKTLASTDAATGSGVAGADITTKTTVAAETPLSKLTGRLPTMLDQVGHTEMWGVELSVSPDHAPSQVILQKFLRANNGDAAAAEKQLVAALEWRKKVNPAALVSEVFDGAKFGGLGYVTVHADPATGKETVITWNIYGSVKNNKATFGNVQEFIKWRAALMELGVQKLHLNDIQERIPEGPDAADPYQMLQVHDYQSVSFFRMDPDVKSASKETIQTFSTAYPELLAHKFFVNVPAIMGWVFGAMKFFLAPATLRKFHPMTSGTTLATELKGIVGSLPKEYGGQGPSVKDGETVKLQTTSEQPQGAKEDGPKTATVTKTEGEAKTPEAGKRDDAAVTAELPAAAPVEAKTDAAPVAASEAKTEPVEPVKAAEVEETKPAEPVTEPTPEPVEALAEKADAPQQANKEVAA